One window from the genome of Pseudomonas frederiksbergensis encodes:
- a CDS encoding aminotransferase: MPLATLVHRASLPSPQISAEQALVLLRSNYGLSGDLRPLGSHQDLNYRVDSERGRFVLKICHGDYAIEELQAQHAALKALAGHGAVKVPAVIAASNGQDLLTLEVAGQTVHVRLLEYIDGQSLTQLKHLTPDLVTGLGRLCAQMNLALAAFDHPGLERTLQWDARHAPALIDHLLPVIQDDRRRQLIAEVAQQAERRLLPLKASLPVQAIHMDITDDNVVWQRDTQRQWQMQGVIDFGDLVRTWRITDLSVTCAALLHHADGDPFFILPAIQAYHSANPLQREELLALWPLIVTRAAVLVLSGEQQVAIDPDNQYSRANLEHEWEIFNVAHSVPLELMEAAILSAAGHRPPSIANEGFAPLLPTLVGRDFALIDLGVLSPHFEAGNWEQAGIDQRLLSEAAAVHGLAASRYGQYRLSRTRPDSAIEPDTYPLHVELHVPQGTPLESPFAGMVHKDADGLLRLDGPQLSVRLWGVASSLLPGAALVKGQIIGEVAGPLRVQLCRGAHLNPPLFCSPSRAQAWQALCPSPAALLGLACDAEPEIDAEALRARRDASFARSQKHYYVDPPRIERGWRNHLIDMQGRSYLDMLNNVAVLGHGHPRMAAVAARQWSLLNTNSRFHYAAIAEFSERLLALAPSNMDRVFLVNSGTEANDLAIRLAWAYSGGRDMLSVLEAYHGWSVAADAVSTSIADNPQALSSRPDWVHPVTAPNTYRGEFRGVDSAPDYVRSVEHNLAKIAEQKRQLAGFICEPVYGNAGGIALPPGYLKQVYAMVRERGGVCIADEVQVGYGRMGEFFWGFEEQGVVPDIITMAKGMGNGQPLGAVITRREIAEALEAEGYFFSSAGGSPVSCRIGMAVLDVMEEENLWENARVVGGHFKARLEALIDQYPLVGAVHGSGFYLGVELIRNRDTLEPATEETTALCNRLRELGIFMQPTGDYLNILKIKPPMVTSRQSVDFFVDMLAKVLEEGL, from the coding sequence ATGCCGCTCGCTACGTTGGTTCACCGTGCCAGTTTGCCAAGCCCACAGATCAGCGCCGAACAGGCGTTGGTGCTGCTGCGCTCGAATTACGGACTCAGCGGCGACCTGCGACCCCTCGGCAGCCACCAGGATCTGAACTACCGCGTCGATAGCGAACGCGGCCGGTTTGTGCTGAAGATTTGCCACGGCGACTACGCCATCGAGGAACTCCAGGCCCAGCATGCCGCCCTGAAGGCGCTTGCCGGGCACGGCGCGGTGAAGGTGCCAGCGGTTATTGCCGCCAGTAACGGCCAGGATCTGCTGACGCTCGAAGTCGCCGGGCAGACGGTCCATGTACGCCTGCTGGAGTACATTGACGGCCAATCCCTGACTCAACTCAAGCACCTTACCCCAGACCTGGTGACCGGGCTGGGACGGCTGTGCGCGCAGATGAACCTTGCCCTTGCCGCCTTCGACCATCCGGGCCTGGAGCGCACCCTGCAATGGGATGCGCGCCATGCGCCGGCCTTGATCGACCACCTGCTTCCCGTCATCCAGGACGATCGCCGACGCCAGTTGATCGCCGAAGTCGCGCAACAGGCCGAACGGCGCTTGTTGCCACTCAAGGCCAGCCTGCCGGTACAGGCGATCCACATGGACATCACGGATGACAACGTGGTCTGGCAGCGCGACACCCAGCGCCAGTGGCAAATGCAGGGTGTGATTGATTTTGGCGACTTGGTCCGCACCTGGCGCATCACCGACCTCTCGGTGACGTGTGCGGCCCTGCTGCATCATGCCGACGGCGATCCGTTTTTCATCCTGCCCGCGATCCAGGCCTATCACTCGGCCAATCCGTTGCAGCGCGAAGAACTCCTGGCGCTCTGGCCGTTGATCGTGACCCGCGCCGCCGTGCTGGTACTCAGCGGCGAACAACAAGTGGCTATCGATCCGGATAATCAATATTCCCGCGCCAATCTCGAACATGAATGGGAAATCTTCAACGTCGCCCATTCCGTCCCGCTTGAGTTGATGGAGGCGGCGATACTCAGCGCCGCCGGCCATCGCCCGCCGTCCATCGCCAACGAGGGCTTTGCGCCGCTGCTGCCGACGCTGGTCGGGCGTGATTTCGCCCTGATTGACCTGGGCGTGCTCAGCCCGCATTTCGAGGCCGGCAACTGGGAGCAGGCGGGGATCGACCAGCGTCTGTTGAGCGAAGCCGCCGCTGTGCACGGTTTGGCGGCCAGCCGTTACGGCCAGTACCGCTTGTCCCGCACCCGGCCGGACAGCGCCATCGAGCCCGATACTTATCCGTTGCACGTCGAATTGCATGTGCCGCAAGGCACACCACTGGAGTCGCCCTTCGCCGGCATGGTGCACAAGGATGCCGACGGCCTGCTGCGGCTCGACGGCCCGCAGTTGAGCGTGCGCCTGTGGGGCGTGGCATCGTCGCTGCTGCCAGGGGCCGCGCTGGTCAAGGGGCAGATAATCGGGGAGGTGGCCGGGCCGTTGCGGGTCCAACTGTGCCGGGGCGCGCATTTGAATCCTCCGCTGTTCTGCTCGCCGTCGCGGGCGCAAGCGTGGCAGGCGCTCTGCCCGTCGCCTGCGGCCTTGCTGGGGCTGGCTTGCGATGCCGAGCCGGAAATCGATGCCGAGGCGCTGCGGGCCCGTCGCGATGCGAGTTTTGCCCGCTCGCAGAAGCACTACTATGTCGACCCGCCGCGCATCGAACGCGGCTGGCGCAATCACCTGATCGACATGCAGGGCCGCTCCTACCTCGACATGCTCAATAACGTCGCGGTGCTGGGTCATGGTCATCCGCGCATGGCGGCGGTGGCTGCCCGGCAATGGTCGCTGCTCAATACCAACTCGCGCTTCCACTATGCGGCGATCGCCGAGTTTTCCGAGCGCCTGCTGGCGCTGGCGCCGTCGAACATGGACCGGGTGTTCCTGGTCAACAGCGGCACCGAGGCCAACGACCTGGCGATCCGCCTGGCCTGGGCTTATAGCGGCGGACGCGACATGCTCAGCGTGCTGGAGGCCTATCACGGTTGGTCGGTGGCGGCGGACGCGGTCTCGACGTCCATCGCCGACAACCCCCAGGCCCTCAGCAGTCGTCCGGACTGGGTGCACCCGGTGACAGCGCCGAACACTTATCGCGGTGAGTTCCGCGGGGTCGACAGTGCGCCAGACTACGTGCGCAGCGTCGAGCACAACCTGGCAAAGATCGCCGAGCAGAAACGCCAGCTCGCCGGCTTCATTTGCGAGCCGGTGTATGGCAATGCCGGCGGCATCGCCCTGCCGCCGGGCTACCTGAAACAGGTATATGCCATGGTGCGCGAGCGTGGCGGCGTTTGCATCGCCGACGAAGTGCAGGTTGGCTACGGGCGCATGGGCGAGTTCTTCTGGGGCTTCGAGGAGCAAGGGGTGGTGCCGGACATCATCACCATGGCCAAGGGCATGGGCAACGGCCAGCCGTTGGGAGCCGTCATCACCCGTCGGGAGATCGCCGAGGCGCTGGAAGCCGAAGGGTATTTCTTCTCCTCCGCAGGCGGCAGCCCGGTCAGTTGCCGGATCGGCATGGCCGTGCTGGATGTCATGGAGGAGGAAAACCTCTGGGAGAACGCCCGGGTGGTCGGTGGCCATTTCAAAGCCCGGCTGGAAGCGTTGATCGACCAGTATCCCTTGGTCGGAGCGGTGCATGGTTCGGGCTTTTACCTGGGCGTGGAGCTGATCCGCAACCGCGACACCCTGGAGCCGGCCACCGAGGAAACCACGGCGCTGTGCAATCGCTTGCGCGAGTTGGGCATCTTCATGCAACCGACCGGTGACTACCTGAACATCCTCAAAATCAAGCCACCAATGGTCACTTCGCGGCAAAGCGTGGATTTCTTCGTCGATATGCTGGCGAAGGTGTTGGAGGAGGGGCTGTAG
- the aguB gene encoding N-carbamoylputrescine amidase has protein sequence MSRIVTVAATQMACSWDLEANIETAEKLVRQAAAQGAQIILIQELFEAPYFCQKPNPDYMQLATSVDDNVAIKHFQKIAEELQVVLPISFFELAGRARFNSIAIIDADGRNLGVYRKSHIPDGPGYHEKYYFNPGDTGFKVWNTRYAKIGVGICWDQWFPECARSMALQGAEILLYPTAIGSEPHDKTISSRDHWQRVQQGHAGANLMPLVASNRIGNEEQDGYDITFYGSSFIANQYGEKVQELNETEEGVRVHSFDLDELEHIRSAWGTFRDRRPNLYGAIKTLDGSLES, from the coding sequence ATGAGTCGTATCGTCACCGTAGCCGCTACTCAAATGGCCTGTTCCTGGGATCTCGAAGCCAATATCGAGACCGCCGAGAAGCTGGTTCGCCAGGCTGCTGCCCAAGGCGCGCAGATTATCCTTATCCAGGAATTGTTCGAGGCGCCGTACTTCTGCCAGAAGCCGAACCCGGACTACATGCAGTTGGCGACCTCGGTTGACGACAACGTTGCCATCAAGCATTTCCAGAAAATCGCCGAAGAGCTGCAGGTTGTGTTACCCATCAGTTTTTTTGAACTGGCCGGCCGCGCGCGCTTCAACAGTATTGCGATCATCGATGCCGATGGGCGGAACCTGGGCGTGTACCGCAAGAGCCATATCCCGGACGGCCCCGGCTACCATGAGAAGTACTACTTCAACCCTGGCGACACCGGTTTCAAGGTTTGGAATACGCGCTACGCAAAGATCGGCGTAGGCATCTGCTGGGATCAGTGGTTCCCGGAATGCGCCCGCAGCATGGCGCTGCAAGGCGCGGAAATCCTGTTGTACCCGACCGCCATCGGCAGCGAGCCGCACGACAAGACCATCTCGTCGCGTGATCACTGGCAACGCGTGCAGCAAGGCCATGCGGGTGCCAACCTGATGCCGCTGGTGGCCAGCAATCGCATCGGCAACGAAGAGCAGGATGGCTACGACATTACGTTTTACGGCTCGTCGTTCATCGCCAATCAGTATGGCGAGAAAGTCCAGGAACTGAACGAAACCGAAGAAGGTGTGCGGGTGCACAGCTTCGACCTCGACGAGCTGGAACACATTCGCAGTGCCTGGGGCACTTTTCGTGATCGGCGGCCGAACCTGTACGGCGCGATCAAAACCCTCGACGGCTCACTGGAGTCCTGA